The Halotia branconii CENA392 region TCTGCATCTGTCAACGGACAGCATTCATCTCGCAGAGTTATGGCAATTAATCCATTAGCTTGGTCTTTATAGCATGTAGCCACCACCAACATTTTCTGCTGTGGACATAAACCATACTCCGATACATCCATCACAATTGGTTCTAGAGTTGCTAATGCTTGAGCAAAGGCTGGCTTAGAAGCTAAGTTTATTTCTTCGCCAAGCATTGAGCTACAATCTGGCTGATGATACTCTGCTATCACCCGGACTCTGGTGCTAGAAGGTTGGTAAGGACAAATAATACAACGCTCTAGCCGTAGCGCTTTTCCTAAACTGTCTACTGTTTGTTGCCAAATAATGTCTAGATCCAATGTCCGCCGAATGTTTCTGGTAATTTGATTAACCAGATGTTGGTGTTGCTGTGAACGTAAAGCCAACTCTGCTTGTGTAGGCACTTTTGGTGCTACGTTCACTTGTTTTGTGTTGACTGTAGCTTGTAATAGTCGCCCCATTACTAAAACTGTAGTTGCAGCGGTTCCCAATTTCGGCATGATTGGGCAAATTGTCAATTCCAACTCGAATAACTCTTGATGGTAGCTAAACCAGCACTGAAAATTTTCCGGCACTAAACTATTTAAAATCCGGTGCAAACGCTCTAAATAGCTACCCTTATCTACTGGGGCAAAAATTTCATTTTCATTACCCCCATTCACTATTTGCTGGCAGTTTAACCCCAAAAGTTCACTTTGCTGCCAATAAAAGGTCAGATAGCGCCCTGCTCCATCTTGTGTATATACCAACTCTGAGCCAAGAGTTGATAACGAGCCATCAATCTGATGATCGTATTCCAGATTTTGAGAAAATAAGTTCGACAATTGCGAATTGGCAGTAATAATCATTAATCGAGTTGGATAGACAAATAGCAACTCAAAACAGTTTTACTCAGGCTGCTCAAAATCTGGCATAAAATATTACAGATTTGGCAAACTCATATTTAGGTATTTTGGCGATTTGGGAATCTAGATTGA contains the following coding sequences:
- a CDS encoding sensor histidine kinase is translated as MIITANSQLSNLFSQNLEYDHQIDGSLSTLGSELVYTQDGAGRYLTFYWQQSELLGLNCQQIVNGGNENEIFAPVDKGSYLERLHRILNSLVPENFQCWFSYHQELFELELTICPIMPKLGTAATTVLVMGRLLQATVNTKQVNVAPKVPTQAELALRSQQHQHLVNQITRNIRRTLDLDIIWQQTVDSLGKALRLERCIICPYQPSSTRVRVIAEYHQPDCSSMLGEEINLASKPAFAQALATLEPIVMDVSEYGLCPQQKMLVVATCYKDQANGLIAITLRDECCPLTDAERELAKEVADQLGTAIAHATLYKELEAARQKAEEASRLKSEFLANVSHEIRTPLNGMIGFLKLILEGMADDPEEQNQFLTEAHQLSIHLLDIVNDILDIAKIEAGKMELTCAPVKLDELFGDVESFMRPQAEMRNLSFWMQLPPTSDEIIVQGNYQRLLQVMLNLVNNAIKFTQEGGITISADLVLKKAKFQEQQFPGMVRVRVADTGIGVSLDKQDKLFQLFSQVDGSRTRQYGGTGLGLAISQKLVEAMGGEVHFYSLGEGLGSTVTFSVPLYQQPVILLSSDGDS